One Streptomyces sp. L2 genomic window carries:
- a CDS encoding polysaccharide deacetylase family protein translates to MRAVVQNDKNRSRFRRAVHRHGTVALAGVALASLSLAAGCAAPGTDAGPAHAKKSGQGGPARHLDSRAARLAAEHTQLVAAAKKWGLDQVPLTPPAPPAEKPKITARPGFEVDGQVADDLPPVFTTIPTKQKIVFLTIDDGSEKDPKFLKMMSDLKIPYTAFLTNKEIKDDYGYFRKMQAEGHTLNNHTLTHPYLPGLSYEEQKHEICGMQDIMKKQFGKAPTVLRPPFGNYNHDTLVAAKSCGIKYAPIWDEEVYVDHWEYREDDQDLHPGDIVLTHFRGLADWGGKGTMIDDMRRFLNRVTHDGYAVARLEDYL, encoded by the coding sequence ATGCGAGCAGTAGTACAAAATGACAAAAATCGGTCACGCTTCCGTAGGGCGGTCCACCGCCACGGAACCGTCGCACTGGCCGGCGTCGCGCTGGCCTCCCTGTCCCTGGCCGCCGGCTGCGCCGCCCCCGGCACGGACGCCGGACCCGCCCACGCCAAGAAGTCCGGTCAGGGCGGCCCCGCCCGCCACCTGGACTCCCGCGCCGCCCGCCTCGCCGCCGAACACACCCAGCTGGTCGCCGCGGCCAAGAAGTGGGGGCTGGACCAGGTCCCGCTGACGCCCCCGGCGCCGCCCGCCGAGAAGCCGAAGATCACCGCCCGCCCCGGCTTCGAGGTCGACGGCCAGGTCGCGGACGACCTGCCGCCGGTCTTCACCACCATCCCCACCAAGCAGAAGATCGTCTTCCTCACCATCGACGACGGCTCCGAGAAGGACCCGAAGTTCCTCAAGATGATGAGCGACCTGAAGATCCCGTACACGGCCTTCCTCACCAACAAGGAGATCAAGGACGACTACGGGTACTTCCGGAAGATGCAGGCCGAGGGCCACACCCTCAACAACCACACCCTCACCCACCCCTACCTGCCCGGACTCTCCTACGAGGAGCAGAAGCACGAGATCTGCGGCATGCAGGACATCATGAAGAAGCAGTTCGGCAAGGCGCCGACCGTGCTGCGCCCGCCGTTCGGCAACTACAACCACGACACCCTCGTCGCCGCCAAGTCCTGCGGCATCAAGTACGCGCCGATCTGGGACGAGGAGGTCTACGTCGACCACTGGGAGTACCGCGAGGACGACCAGGACCTCCACCCCGGAGACATCGTCCTCACCCACTTCCGCGGCCTCGCGGACTGGGGCGGCAAGGGCACGATGATCGACGACATGCGGCGCTTCCTGAACCGCGTCACGCACGACGGCTACGCGGTGGCCCGCCTGGAGGACTACCTGTGA
- a CDS encoding class I SAM-dependent methyltransferase has product MYYCSHGPGSSQAAPPNPARHRRRRRTIHRLAHNDPVNDQAPVNHHDPANDSGPVNDRLSSFHALLTPEGRALLDEVRGTAPADELAVATRLRRTHPAGLVSAALGQARLRQRAAAKFAAGDAERMFFTPNGVEQSTRASVAEHRAECFRAAGVRSVADLCCGIGGDAIALARAGIRVLAVDRDPLTAAVARANAEALGLAGLIEVREADVTEVDTAAYDAVFVDPARRGGRGRVFDPEAYSPPLSWAVEAARKAPRAALKIAPGIPHEAIPADAEAEWISDRGDVKEAVLWFGPQVTPGARRAVLLPSEAGVWASPATMLPDPEVRPVGRYLYEPDGAVIRAHLVAEVADDLDGGLIDPTIAYVTADERHVTPYASVYEITDQLPFNLKKLKALLREREVGVLTVKKRGSAVEPEELRRKVKPQGPHAATVFLTRVAGAPTMLIGRPA; this is encoded by the coding sequence TTGTACTACTGCTCGCATGGGCCCGGATCCTCGCAGGCGGCACCCCCGAACCCGGCCCGACACCGCCGCCGGAGGCGCACGATCCACCGACTGGCCCACAATGACCCGGTGAACGACCAAGCCCCGGTGAACCACCACGACCCCGCGAACGACTCCGGCCCGGTGAACGACCGGCTCTCCTCCTTCCACGCGCTGCTCACCCCCGAGGGCCGGGCCCTCCTCGACGAGGTGCGCGGCACGGCCCCGGCGGACGAACTCGCCGTCGCCACCCGGCTGCGCCGCACCCACCCCGCCGGCCTGGTGTCGGCCGCGCTCGGCCAGGCCCGGCTGCGGCAGCGGGCGGCGGCGAAGTTCGCGGCCGGGGACGCGGAGCGCATGTTCTTCACCCCGAACGGGGTCGAACAGTCGACCAGGGCGAGCGTGGCGGAGCACCGGGCGGAGTGCTTCCGCGCGGCCGGCGTGCGCTCCGTCGCCGACCTGTGCTGCGGCATCGGCGGCGACGCGATCGCCCTCGCGCGCGCCGGGATCCGGGTGCTCGCGGTGGACCGGGACCCGCTGACCGCCGCCGTGGCGCGGGCCAACGCCGAGGCGCTCGGGCTGGCCGGGCTGATCGAGGTGCGGGAGGCGGACGTCACCGAGGTCGACACGGCCGCGTACGACGCCGTGTTCGTGGACCCCGCCCGGCGCGGCGGCCGGGGCCGCGTCTTCGATCCGGAGGCCTACTCACCGCCGCTGTCCTGGGCGGTCGAGGCCGCCCGCAAGGCTCCGCGCGCGGCCCTGAAGATCGCCCCGGGCATCCCTCACGAGGCGATCCCGGCGGACGCCGAGGCCGAGTGGATCTCGGACCGGGGGGACGTCAAGGAGGCCGTGCTCTGGTTCGGCCCCCAGGTGACGCCCGGCGCGCGGCGGGCCGTACTGCTGCCCTCCGAGGCCGGCGTGTGGGCCTCGCCCGCCACCATGCTGCCCGACCCCGAAGTACGTCCCGTCGGACGGTACTTGTACGAGCCCGACGGTGCCGTCATCCGCGCCCATCTGGTCGCCGAGGTGGCCGACGACCTGGACGGCGGCCTGATCGACCCCACCATCGCCTATGTCACCGCGGACGAACGGCACGTGACCCCGTACGCCTCGGTGTACGAGATCACCGACCAGCTCCCCTTCAACCTGAAGAAGCTGAAGGCCCTGCTGCGGGAGCGCGAGGTCGGTGTCCTGACCGTGAAGAAGCGCGGGTCGGCCGTCGAGCCCGAGGAGCTGCGCAGGAAGGTCAAGCCCCAAGGGCCCCACGCGGCCACGGTGTTCCTGACCCGGGTGGCGGGCGCCCCGACGATGCTGATCGGCCGGCCCGCCTGA
- a CDS encoding LCP family protein has translation MTRHDEQGTAGIRAGGTRAGRRSRTLKAVGIGLAGALVLGVAAASWAYWHLNSNIRSVDINSALGDDRPAKAGGAPSASAPATAVPLPKGALNILVLGSDSRSGTANEELGGGDSGGARSDTAMVVHVDAGRTSATVVSIPRDTLVTRPSCPLPSGGTSRVSYGSMFNSAFELGGPVCAVKTVESITHVRMDHFIEIDFSGFAKLVDALGGVDVTTTRDIDDDKSHLHLKAGTHRLDGTRALALARTRHGIGDGSDLGRIGLQQKLVKALLTRVSTTDLLTDPARLYRVADAVTASITTDTGLDSLGELMELGRSLKGLSADRVTTVMMPVVTAPSDPNRVVAEEPAASHLWASLR, from the coding sequence GTGACGCGACACGACGAGCAGGGCACAGCGGGCATACGGGCGGGCGGAACACGGGCGGGCCGGCGGTCCAGGACGCTGAAGGCCGTCGGCATCGGCCTCGCCGGGGCCCTGGTGCTGGGGGTGGCCGCCGCGAGCTGGGCGTACTGGCACCTGAACAGCAACATCCGGAGCGTGGACATCAACAGCGCGCTCGGCGACGACCGGCCCGCGAAGGCGGGCGGCGCCCCGTCAGCCTCGGCCCCGGCCACCGCCGTACCGCTGCCCAAGGGAGCCCTGAACATCCTGGTCCTCGGCTCGGACTCGCGCAGTGGCACGGCCAACGAGGAACTGGGCGGCGGCGACAGCGGCGGCGCCCGCTCCGACACCGCGATGGTGGTGCACGTCGACGCGGGCCGGACCTCGGCCACCGTCGTCAGCATCCCGCGCGACACCCTGGTCACGCGCCCGTCCTGCCCGCTGCCCTCCGGCGGGACGAGCAGGGTGTCGTACGGCTCGATGTTCAACAGCGCGTTCGAGCTGGGCGGGCCGGTGTGCGCGGTGAAGACCGTCGAGTCGATCACGCACGTCCGCATGGACCACTTCATCGAGATCGACTTCTCCGGCTTCGCGAAGCTGGTCGACGCGCTCGGCGGCGTCGACGTCACGACCACCCGCGACATCGACGACGACAAGAGCCACCTGCACCTCAAGGCCGGCACCCACCGCCTCGACGGCACCCGGGCCCTGGCCCTGGCCCGCACCCGGCACGGCATCGGCGACGGCAGCGACCTGGGCCGCATAGGGCTCCAGCAGAAACTGGTGAAGGCGCTGCTCACCCGGGTCTCCACCACCGACCTGCTCACCGACCCCGCCAGGCTCTACCGCGTCGCCGACGCCGTCACCGCGAGCATCACCACGGACACCGGCCTGGACTCCCTCGGCGAGCTGATGGAACTGGGCCGGAGCCTGAAGGGCCTGTCCGCCGACCGGGTCACCACGGTGATGATGCCCGTCGTCACGGCACCGTCCGACCCCAACCGGGTGGTGGCCGAGGAACCGGCGGCGAGCCACCTGTGGGCCTCCCTGCGCTGA
- the tsaD gene encoding tRNA (adenosine(37)-N6)-threonylcarbamoyltransferase complex transferase subunit TsaD, whose amino-acid sequence MADEPLVLGIETSCDETGVGIVRGTTLLADAVASSVDEHARFGGVVPEVASRAHLEAMVPTVDRALREAGVTAKDLDGIAVTAGPGLAGALLVGVSAAKAYAYALGKPLYGVNHLASHICVDQLEHGALPEPTMALLVSGGHSSLLLSTDITSDVRPLGATIDDAAGEAFDKVARVLNLGFPGGPVIDRYAREGDPEAIAFPRGLTGPRDAVYDFSFSGLKTAVARWIEAKRAAGEEVPVRDVAASFQEAVVDVLTRKAVRACKDEGVDHLMIGGGVAANSRLRALAQERCEAAGIRLRVPRPKLCTDNGAMVAALGAEMVARNRAASSWDLSADSSLPVTDPHVPGHDHDHVHEVSKENLYS is encoded by the coding sequence ATGGCTGACGAACCTCTCGTCCTCGGCATCGAGACCTCCTGCGACGAGACCGGCGTCGGCATCGTCCGCGGCACCACCCTGCTCGCGGACGCCGTCGCCTCCAGCGTCGACGAGCACGCCCGCTTCGGCGGTGTCGTGCCGGAGGTGGCGTCGCGGGCGCACCTGGAGGCGATGGTCCCCACCGTCGACCGCGCCCTGCGGGAGGCGGGCGTCACCGCGAAGGACCTCGACGGCATCGCCGTCACCGCCGGTCCCGGACTCGCGGGCGCCCTCCTCGTCGGCGTCTCGGCGGCCAAGGCGTACGCCTACGCCCTCGGCAAGCCCCTGTACGGCGTCAACCACCTCGCCTCCCACATCTGCGTGGACCAGCTGGAGCACGGCGCCCTGCCCGAGCCGACGATGGCCCTGCTGGTGTCGGGCGGCCACTCCTCGCTGCTGCTGTCCACGGACATCACCTCCGACGTACGGCCGCTGGGCGCGACCATCGACGACGCGGCCGGCGAGGCCTTCGACAAGGTCGCCCGCGTGCTGAACCTGGGCTTCCCCGGCGGCCCGGTCATCGACCGGTACGCCCGTGAGGGCGACCCGGAGGCGATCGCCTTCCCGCGCGGCCTGACCGGCCCGCGGGACGCGGTGTACGACTTCTCCTTCTCCGGTCTGAAGACGGCCGTGGCCCGCTGGATCGAGGCCAAGCGGGCGGCCGGCGAGGAGGTTCCGGTCCGGGACGTGGCCGCCTCCTTCCAGGAGGCCGTGGTCGACGTGCTGACCCGCAAGGCCGTCCGGGCCTGCAAGGACGAGGGCGTCGACCACCTGATGATCGGCGGCGGCGTGGCCGCCAACTCCCGGCTGCGCGCCCTCGCCCAGGAGCGCTGCGAGGCCGCCGGGATCCGGCTGCGCGTGCCGCGCCCCAAGCTGTGCACGGACAACGGCGCGATGGTCGCCGCGCTGGGCGCCGAGATGGTCGCCCGGAACCGGGCCGCCTCCAGCTGGGACCTGTCCGCCGACTCCTCCCTGCCGGTGACCGACCCGCACGTGCCGGGGCACGATCACGACCACGTGCACGAGGTCAGCAAGGAGAACCTGTACTCGTGA
- the rimI gene encoding ribosomal protein S18-alanine N-acetyltransferase → MRWWDIDRVLELEKDLFPEDAWSRGMFWSELAHARGPEATRRYLVAEAEGDGTGGGTGDGADDGGRILGYAGLAASGELGDVQTIAVARDQQGTGLGGRLLTELLRAATAFECAEVMLECRVDNVRAQKLYERFGFAPIGFRRGYYQPGNVDALVMRLTDPSSSVQGTEING, encoded by the coding sequence ATGCGCTGGTGGGACATCGACCGCGTACTGGAGCTGGAGAAGGACCTCTTCCCCGAGGACGCCTGGTCGCGGGGCATGTTCTGGTCCGAGCTGGCCCACGCCCGGGGCCCCGAGGCCACCCGGCGCTACCTGGTGGCGGAGGCCGAGGGGGACGGCACGGGCGGCGGGACGGGGGACGGCGCGGATGACGGCGGCCGGATCCTCGGGTACGCCGGGCTCGCCGCCTCCGGTGAGCTGGGCGACGTACAGACCATCGCCGTGGCCCGCGACCAGCAGGGCACCGGCCTCGGCGGCCGGCTCCTCACCGAGCTGCTGCGCGCGGCGACCGCCTTCGAGTGCGCCGAGGTGATGCTCGAGTGCCGGGTCGACAACGTGCGCGCCCAGAAGCTCTACGAACGCTTCGGCTTCGCCCCGATCGGGTTCAGACGCGGCTACTACCAGCCGGGGAACGTGGACGCCCTGGTGATGCGGCTGACCGACCCCTCCTCTTCAGTGCAAGGAACCGAGATCAATGGCTGA
- the tsaB gene encoding tRNA (adenosine(37)-N6)-threonylcarbamoyltransferase complex dimerization subunit type 1 TsaB, with the protein MLLLALDTATPAVTVALHDGTHVIASSSQVDARRHGELLLPAVDRVLAEAGLRLDAVTGIAVGIGPGPYTGLRVGLMTADTFGLALGVPVHGVCTLDALAYAADIEKGPFVVATDARRKEVYWATYADSRTRRTDPAVDRPADIAERVAGLPAVGAGALLYPDTFPSAHEPEHVSAAALASLAAERLAAGEELPAPRPLYLRRPDAQVPKNYKVVTPK; encoded by the coding sequence GTGCTCTTGCTCGCTCTGGATACCGCCACCCCCGCCGTGACCGTCGCGCTGCACGACGGCACGCACGTCATCGCCTCGTCGAGCCAGGTGGACGCGCGCCGGCACGGAGAGCTGCTGCTGCCGGCCGTCGACCGCGTGCTCGCCGAGGCCGGGCTCAGGCTGGACGCCGTCACCGGGATCGCCGTAGGGATCGGACCCGGCCCCTACACGGGTCTGCGCGTGGGCCTGATGACCGCCGACACCTTCGGCCTGGCGCTCGGCGTCCCCGTGCACGGTGTGTGCACGCTCGACGCCCTCGCCTACGCCGCCGACATCGAGAAGGGCCCCTTCGTCGTGGCGACCGACGCCCGGCGCAAGGAGGTCTACTGGGCGACGTACGCCGACTCGCGCACCCGGCGGACCGACCCGGCCGTGGACCGCCCGGCGGACATCGCCGAGCGGGTCGCCGGGCTCCCCGCGGTCGGCGCCGGCGCGCTGCTCTATCCGGACACGTTCCCGAGCGCCCACGAACCCGAGCACGTGTCCGCCGCCGCCCTGGCCTCGCTGGCCGCGGAGCGGCTGGCGGCCGGCGAGGAACTCCCGGCACCCCGCCCGCTGTACCTGCGCCGTCCCGACGCCCAGGTCCCCAAGAACTACAAGGTGGTCACCCCCAAGTGA
- the tsaE gene encoding tRNA (adenosine(37)-N6)-threonylcarbamoyltransferase complex ATPase subunit type 1 TsaE — translation MERPAAPRDPAETRLTITSPEQMRELGRDLAKLLRAGDLVMLSGELGAGKTTLTRGLGEGLGVRGAVTSPTFVIARVHPSLGDGPPLVHVDAYRLAGGLDEMEDLDLDVSLPDSVIVVEWGEGKVEELTEERLQVVIHRAVGDTTDEVRHVTLTGVGERWTDAGLDVLGV, via the coding sequence ATGGAACGACCAGCAGCACCGCGGGACCCCGCTGAGACCCGGCTGACGATCACCTCTCCCGAGCAGATGCGGGAGCTGGGCCGCGACCTGGCCAAACTGCTGCGCGCGGGCGACCTGGTGATGCTCTCCGGGGAGCTGGGCGCGGGCAAGACGACGCTCACCCGCGGGCTGGGCGAGGGGCTCGGGGTGCGGGGCGCGGTCACCTCGCCGACCTTCGTGATCGCAAGGGTGCACCCGTCCCTCGGCGACGGCCCGCCGCTCGTCCACGTCGACGCCTACCGCCTCGCCGGCGGCCTGGACGAGATGGAGGACCTCGACCTCGACGTCTCCCTGCCCGACTCCGTGATCGTCGTGGAGTGGGGCGAGGGCAAGGTGGAGGAGCTGACCGAGGAACGGCTCCAGGTCGTCATCCACCGTGCCGTCGGCGACACGACCGACGAGGTACGGCACGTCACCCTCACGGGTGTGGGCGAGCGCTGGACCGACGCGGGCCTGGACGTACTGGGCGTCTGA
- a CDS encoding alpha/beta hydrolase, giving the protein MSESSAEAVADVVASAAAAASAAGAAGSWRKATGIAGAAIGVLAAGAAAGVAVERMTVGRGMRRKARLALDAAGPYGTLRGTSGKAYADDGTELYYEVDDVESEPGPNVSPRRRRLFGRKAPAPVTVVFCHGYCLAQDSWHFQRAALRGVVRTVHWDQRSHGRSGRGLAQTQDGVPVSIDQLGRDLKAVLDAAVPDGPIVLVGHSMGGMTVMALAAQYPELIRDRVVATAFVGTSSGRLGEVNFGLPMAGVNAVRRILPGVLKALGQQAELVEKGRRATADLFAGIIKRYSFAGRDVDPAVARFAERMIESTPIDVVAEFYPAFTDHDKTEALALFRDMPVLVLAGVRDLVTPSEHSEAIADLLPDAELVLVPDAGHLVMLEHPEVVTDRLADLLTRAGAVPAGATVMGYGTTSSTAGPR; this is encoded by the coding sequence GTGAGCGAGAGCAGCGCGGAGGCCGTGGCGGACGTCGTCGCCTCGGCGGCGGCCGCCGCCTCCGCCGCCGGGGCGGCCGGGAGCTGGCGCAAGGCGACCGGTATCGCCGGTGCCGCGATAGGCGTCCTCGCGGCGGGCGCGGCCGCCGGCGTCGCCGTCGAGCGGATGACCGTCGGCCGCGGCATGCGCAGGAAGGCCCGGCTGGCCCTGGACGCGGCCGGCCCGTACGGCACCCTGCGCGGCACCTCGGGCAAGGCGTACGCCGACGACGGCACCGAGCTGTACTACGAGGTCGACGACGTCGAATCCGAACCGGGGCCGAACGTCTCCCCGCGCCGCAGGCGGCTGTTCGGCCGCAAGGCACCCGCGCCGGTGACCGTCGTCTTCTGCCACGGCTACTGCCTCGCCCAGGACTCCTGGCACTTCCAGCGGGCGGCACTGCGCGGCGTCGTCCGCACCGTGCACTGGGACCAGCGCAGCCACGGCCGGTCCGGGCGGGGCCTGGCCCAGACCCAGGACGGCGTTCCGGTCAGCATCGACCAGCTCGGCCGGGACCTGAAGGCCGTACTCGACGCCGCCGTACCGGACGGCCCGATCGTGCTGGTCGGACACTCCATGGGCGGGATGACGGTCATGGCGCTGGCCGCGCAGTACCCGGAGCTGATCCGGGACCGGGTCGTCGCCACCGCGTTCGTCGGCACGTCGTCCGGGCGGCTCGGCGAGGTCAACTTCGGCCTGCCGATGGCCGGCGTCAACGCGGTGCGCCGCATCCTCCCCGGCGTGCTGAAGGCGCTCGGGCAGCAGGCGGAACTGGTGGAGAAGGGACGGCGGGCGACCGCCGACCTGTTCGCCGGGATCATCAAGCGGTACTCGTTCGCCGGGCGGGACGTCGACCCGGCGGTGGCCCGGTTCGCCGAACGGATGATCGAGTCCACGCCGATCGACGTGGTCGCCGAGTTCTACCCGGCGTTCACCGACCACGACAAGACCGAGGCGCTCGCCCTCTTCCGGGACATGCCGGTGCTGGTGCTGGCCGGCGTGCGGGACCTGGTCACGCCGAGCGAGCACAGCGAGGCCATCGCCGACCTGCTGCCCGACGCCGAACTGGTACTCGTGCCGGACGCCGGGCACCTGGTGATGCTGGAGCACCCGGAAGTGGTCACCGACCGGCTCGCCGACCTGCTCACCCGTGCGGGTGCCGTGCCCGCAGGGGCTACCGTTATGGGCTATGGAACGACCAGCAGCACCGCGGGACCCCGCTGA
- the alr gene encoding alanine racemase, protein MSETAAVPTGTLRARAEIDLGALRANVRALRAHAPGAALMAVVKSDAYGHGALRCAREAVAAGASWLGTATPEEALALRAAGIPVPVLCWLWVPGGPWRQAIDADVDVSVSALWALREVTRAAREAGRPARVQLKADTGLGRNGCQPADWPELVTEALGAEREGLIRITGLWSHFACADEPGHASIGAQLTRFREMLAHAEGQGVRPEVRHIANSPATLTLPESHFDLVRTGIALYGVSPSPELGTPADFGLRPVMTLSASLALVKRVPGGHGVSYGHHYVTPGETTLGLVPVGYADGIPRHASGTGPVLVDGKWRTVAGRVAMDQFVVDLGGDTPAEGTEAVLFGPGDRGEPTAEDWAQACGTIAYEIVTRIGTRVPRVYVNGAHGEQDR, encoded by the coding sequence ATGAGTGAGACTGCTGCTGTGCCGACCGGGACCCTGCGTGCCCGTGCCGAGATCGATCTGGGGGCGCTGCGCGCCAATGTGCGTGCCCTGCGCGCGCATGCGCCGGGTGCGGCCCTGATGGCCGTCGTGAAGTCCGACGCCTACGGTCACGGTGCGCTGCGCTGCGCCCGTGAGGCCGTCGCGGCGGGCGCCTCCTGGCTCGGTACGGCCACGCCCGAGGAGGCGCTGGCCCTGCGCGCGGCCGGGATCCCGGTGCCCGTGCTGTGCTGGCTGTGGGTGCCGGGCGGGCCCTGGCGGCAGGCGATCGACGCGGACGTCGACGTGTCCGTCAGCGCGCTGTGGGCGCTGCGCGAGGTCACCCGGGCCGCCCGGGAGGCCGGCCGCCCCGCGCGCGTGCAGCTCAAGGCCGACACCGGCCTCGGCCGCAACGGCTGCCAGCCCGCCGACTGGCCCGAACTCGTCACCGAGGCCCTGGGCGCCGAGCGCGAGGGACTCATCCGGATCACCGGCCTGTGGTCCCACTTCGCCTGCGCCGACGAGCCCGGGCACGCCTCCATCGGCGCCCAGCTCACCCGCTTTCGGGAGATGCTGGCCCACGCCGAGGGCCAGGGCGTCCGCCCAGAGGTCCGGCACATCGCCAACTCGCCCGCCACGCTGACCCTCCCGGAGTCCCACTTCGACCTCGTCCGCACCGGCATCGCCCTCTACGGAGTCTCGCCCAGCCCCGAACTGGGCACCCCGGCCGACTTCGGGCTCCGCCCGGTGATGACGCTCAGCGCGTCGCTGGCGCTGGTCAAGCGGGTGCCGGGCGGCCACGGCGTCAGCTACGGCCACCACTACGTCACCCCCGGCGAGACCACCCTCGGCCTGGTGCCGGTGGGCTACGCCGACGGCATCCCGCGGCACGCCTCCGGCACCGGCCCCGTGCTGGTCGACGGCAAGTGGCGGACCGTCGCCGGGCGGGTCGCGATGGACCAGTTCGTCGTCGACCTGGGCGGCGACACGCCCGCCGAGGGCACGGAGGCGGTGCTGTTCGGCCCCGGCGACCGGGGCGAGCCCACCGCCGAGGACTGGGCGCAGGCCTGCGGCACGATCGCGTACGAGATCGTCACGCGCATCGGAACACGCGTTCCCCGCGTCTATGTGAACGGGGCCCACGGGGAACAAGACCGGTAG
- a CDS encoding NAD(P)H-hydrate dehydratase, which translates to MRTAYSVETVRAAERALMARLPEGALMQRAAAGLAAACAQLLGRVYGSRVVLLVGSGDNGGDALYAGARLARRGAGVTAVLLAGERTHPGGLAALRRAGGAVVAPGGAEDAIGRADLVMDGIVGIGGKGGLRPEAEALAAVVARSAARVVAVDLPSGVDADTGEVHGAALRADLTVTFGTHKPGLLIDPARDHAGSVRLVDIGLELPAPPELEALQHADVARLLPVPAAESDKYRRGVVGIAAGSARYPGAAVLAVSGALRGGAGAVRYVGPAGDSVIARFPETLVSDRGPDKAGRVQAWVVGPGAGDDAATVAEVLATDVPVLIDADGLRLAGRDAVRGRRAPTLMTPHAGEAAALLGVPREEVEGARLAAVRELAAVYRATVLLKGSTTLVADPGGDRPVRVNATGTGWLATAGSGDVLSGLAGSLLAAGLSALDAGSAGAYLHGLAGRVASGGGPVGAHEVAACIPDAWRDVRS; encoded by the coding sequence ATGCGTACTGCGTACAGCGTGGAGACGGTAAGGGCGGCCGAGCGGGCGCTGATGGCGCGGCTGCCGGAGGGCGCGCTGATGCAGCGGGCCGCCGCCGGGCTGGCCGCCGCCTGTGCCCAACTGCTCGGGCGGGTGTACGGCAGCAGGGTGGTGCTGCTGGTCGGCAGCGGGGACAACGGCGGGGACGCCCTGTACGCCGGGGCCCGGCTGGCCCGCCGGGGCGCCGGTGTCACGGCCGTCCTGCTGGCCGGCGAGCGCACCCACCCCGGAGGGCTCGCGGCGCTGCGGCGGGCCGGCGGTGCCGTGGTGGCGCCGGGCGGTGCCGAGGACGCCATCGGGCGGGCCGACCTCGTCATGGACGGAATCGTCGGGATCGGCGGGAAGGGCGGCCTGCGGCCGGAGGCGGAGGCGCTGGCCGCCGTCGTGGCGCGGTCCGCGGCCCGGGTCGTCGCCGTCGATCTGCCCAGCGGGGTCGACGCCGACACCGGCGAGGTGCACGGTGCCGCGCTGCGCGCCGACCTGACCGTGACCTTCGGAACGCACAAGCCCGGCCTGCTCATCGACCCCGCGCGGGACCACGCCGGGTCCGTGCGGCTCGTCGACATCGGACTCGAACTGCCCGCCCCGCCCGAGCTGGAGGCACTTCAGCACGCCGACGTGGCCCGGCTGCTGCCGGTGCCGGCGGCGGAGAGCGACAAGTACCGGCGGGGTGTCGTCGGTATCGCCGCCGGATCGGCCCGCTACCCCGGCGCGGCCGTGCTCGCCGTCTCCGGGGCGCTGCGAGGCGGCGCCGGGGCCGTGCGGTACGTCGGTCCGGCCGGGGACTCGGTCATCGCCCGCTTCCCCGAGACGCTGGTGTCCGACCGGGGCCCGGACAAGGCGGGGCGCGTGCAGGCCTGGGTGGTCGGGCCGGGCGCCGGGGACGACGCGGCGACCGTGGCGGAGGTGCTGGCCACGGACGTCCCGGTGCTGATCGACGCGGACGGCCTGCGGCTGGCGGGCCGGGACGCGGTACGGGGGCGTAGGGCACCGACCCTGATGACACCGCACGCCGGCGAGGCGGCCGCGCTGCTGGGCGTGCCGCGGGAGGAGGTCGAGGGGGCGCGGCTCGCCGCGGTGCGTGAACTGGCGGCGGTCTACCGGGCGACGGTCCTGCTGAAGGGGTCCACGACGCTGGTCGCCGACCCGGGTGGCGACCGGCCGGTCCGGGTGAACGCCACGGGCACGGGGTGGCTGGCGACGGCGGGCAGCGGTGACGTGCTGTCGGGGCTCGCCGGGTCCCTGCTGGCCGCGGGGCTGTCCGCGCTGGACGCGGGGAGTGCGGGAGCGTACCTCCATGGGCTCGCCGGACGCGTGGCCTCCGGCGGGGGGCCGGTGGGGGCGCATGAGGTGGCGGCGTGCATCCCGGACGCGTGGCGGGACGTGCGGTCCTGA
- a CDS encoding holo-ACP synthase, with protein MSVVGVGIDVAEIERFGASMERTPGLAERLFVESELLLPSGERRGVASLAARFAAKEALAKALGAPGGLHWTDAEVYVEDSGQPRLRVKGTVAARAAELGVRAWHVSLSHDAGVASAVVIAEG; from the coding sequence ATGAGTGTTGTCGGGGTCGGGATCGATGTGGCTGAGATCGAGCGGTTCGGGGCGTCGATGGAGCGGACGCCCGGGCTGGCCGAGCGGCTGTTCGTCGAGAGTGAGTTGCTGCTGCCGAGCGGGGAGCGGCGCGGGGTCGCGTCGCTGGCCGCCCGGTTCGCCGCCAAGGAGGCGCTGGCCAAGGCCCTCGGGGCGCCGGGCGGGCTGCACTGGACCGACGCCGAGGTGTACGTGGAGGACAGCGGGCAGCCGCGGCTGCGGGTGAAGGGCACCGTGGCCGCGCGTGCGGCCGAACTCGGTGTGCGGGCCTGGCATGTGTCGCTCAGCCATGACGCGGGGGTGGCGTCGGCCGTGGTGATCGCCGAAGGCTGA